CACCACGGTGAAGACACAGCCTTTCCCGGGAAGGCTGCGCACCGAGATCCTACCGCCGTTGACCTCGACGGCCTGGCGGCTGATCGCCAGACCCAACCCCAGCCCCGCACGGTTCGCTCCCCGCTGCTGGAATGGCTGGAAAATCGCTTCCTCCGTCCCCGGCAGCAAGCCGCCACACTCGTCCTCGACCTCGATCGAGACGTGATCTCCTGCGGAGCGGGTTCTGAGACACACATGGCTCGAAGGCCGGGTGAACTTGAACGCGTTCTGCAGTAGGTTGGAAATCGCGGAGGCAAGGAGGTGTCGATCGACGTCGACAAGCAGGTTCTTGTCCACACGCCCGACACTGAATTGGAGGCCGTGGCTCGCCGCGTCCATCGAGGCGTCGATCTCCATCTCCTCGATGAGGTCCGCCAGACGGAGCCGCTCTTTGTGATGTACACCCGCGTCTAGCCGAACCTCCGACACCGAGCGGTCGATGAGATCGCGTAAGCTGCGAAGGCTTCGCTCGAGCACATCGATGGTGCTCCCGCTCACGCCGACCTTGCCACTCTTCACCACCTGAAATGCCAGCAAAG
The Candidatus Eisenbacteria bacterium DNA segment above includes these coding regions:
- a CDS encoding HAMP domain-containing sensor histidine kinase — protein: MGVSATLHGGDLLEQGYSIAQVVHDYGDICQAITELALDLRVPVATEDFHTLNRCLDNAIASAVTEYARRRDLDMSGARVTRQGFFAHELRSHLNAALLAFQVVKSGKVGVSGSTIDVLERSLRSLRDLIDRSVSEVRLDAGVHHKERLRLADLIEEMEIDASMDAASHGLQFSVGRVDKNLLVDVDRHLLASAISNLLQNAFKFTRPSSHVCLRTRSAGDHVSIEVEDECGGLLPGTEEAIFQPFQQRGANRAGLGLGLAISRQAVEVNGGRISVRSLPGKGCVFTVVLPLAAGVPAEV